One genomic window of Leptospira saintgironsiae includes the following:
- a CDS encoding F0F1 ATP synthase subunit B, whose product MFLLAADRGLGALLDVNPGLIIWTLITFTIVVIILKVFAWDVILKALDERAETIQNDIRKAADVRSEAESLLKDYETRIAQAKDQANGIVAEAKSDATNLKNKMLDDASKEVKALKDTALKDIELAKSKALAELQGQIVDMTVQVAALVLEKQLKADDYKSFIENELGKIKKLSA is encoded by the coding sequence TTGTTTCTCTTGGCAGCTGACAGGGGATTAGGCGCACTATTAGACGTTAATCCGGGTCTGATCATTTGGACCCTGATTACCTTCACAATAGTCGTCATTATCCTTAAAGTTTTCGCTTGGGATGTGATCCTCAAAGCTCTGGATGAAAGAGCTGAGACCATTCAAAACGATATTCGTAAGGCTGCTGACGTACGTTCCGAAGCGGAATCTCTGCTGAAAGATTATGAAACAAGAATCGCACAAGCAAAAGACCAAGCTAACGGAATCGTAGCGGAAGCTAAATCGGACGCTACTAACCTAAAAAACAAAATGTTGGATGATGCTTCGAAAGAAGTGAAGGCTCTTAAAGATACTGCACTGAAAGATATCGAACTCGCAAAATCCAAAGCATTGGCAGAACTCCAAGGACAGATCGTAGACATGACCGTTCAAGTCGCAGCTCTGGTTCTGGAGAAACAGTTAAAAGCGGACGATTATAAGTCCTTTATCGAGAACGAGTTAGGCAAGATCAAGAAACTGAGCGCGTAA
- the atpH gene encoding ATP synthase F1 subunit delta, protein MSYSAIPKTYAAAFADASSSPEEAEQELDSIVSIFKIEPQFRDFFDTPSVKREDKEAVLLKTFQGKISEITLNFLQVLLRRGRFSFLSEIHEALKEELDRKAGRVRAKVKSYPAMDEASLSKLREVLKERFKSEFILEASEDPSLLGGFVVRFQDLAIDSSMKSQLKKVRQTLLDSKLPVGVVYEN, encoded by the coding sequence ATGAGCTATTCTGCGATCCCAAAAACATACGCGGCCGCTTTTGCGGACGCTAGTTCTTCTCCGGAAGAAGCCGAACAGGAATTGGATTCTATCGTAAGTATTTTTAAGATAGAACCACAGTTCCGCGATTTTTTCGATACCCCTTCCGTGAAAAGGGAAGATAAGGAAGCTGTTCTATTAAAGACCTTCCAGGGTAAAATTTCGGAAATCACTCTGAACTTTTTACAGGTGCTTCTTCGTAGGGGAAGATTTTCATTTCTTTCCGAAATTCACGAAGCTTTAAAAGAAGAACTGGATCGTAAAGCAGGAAGAGTTCGCGCGAAAGTCAAAAGTTATCCCGCTATGGATGAGGCTTCTCTCTCCAAATTAAGGGAAGTATTAAAAGAAAGATTCAAATCGGAATTCATCTTGGAAGCAAGTGAAGATCCGAGCCTTCTCGGAGGTTTCGTGGTCAGATTCCAAGACTTGGCGATCGACTCTTCCATGAAAAGCCAACTTAAGAAAGTAAGGCAAACCTTGCTGGACAGCAAATTACCGGTCGGAGTGGTGTATGAAAATTAA
- a CDS encoding SDR family oxidoreductase: MDKKIAIVTGASRGIGEEVSKQLGKSGIHIICASRKKEDSEKTASSIQKEGGSAEAFALDVSDPNSIQSFLKEVLAKYPKIDILVNNAGVYLDSGSIENTTLEMLQGTLDTNLIGPFLLSQKILGIMKKNGYGRIVNVSSGMGQLYDMSSGYAAYRISKTALNALTRILHSESSGKDIKVNSVCPGWVRTDMGGKSATRSVEHGAETIIWAAQLDKSGPSGIFLRDKKEIPW, from the coding sequence ATGGACAAAAAAATTGCAATCGTAACCGGCGCGAGCCGAGGTATAGGCGAAGAAGTTTCTAAACAACTTGGTAAGTCTGGGATTCACATCATCTGTGCTTCTCGCAAAAAAGAAGACTCTGAAAAAACTGCATCTTCTATCCAAAAAGAAGGCGGCTCCGCAGAAGCTTTTGCACTGGATGTTTCCGATCCGAATTCTATCCAATCATTCTTAAAAGAAGTCCTCGCGAAATATCCTAAAATCGACATACTTGTGAATAATGCAGGCGTGTATTTGGACAGCGGCTCAATAGAAAATACCACTTTAGAAATGTTGCAAGGAACCTTGGACACTAATCTGATTGGACCTTTTCTTCTTTCCCAAAAGATCTTGGGCATAATGAAAAAGAATGGTTATGGAAGGATCGTAAACGTTAGCTCAGGTATGGGGCAACTTTACGATATGAGTTCAGGCTATGCAGCATATCGTATTTCTAAAACTGCTTTAAATGCACTTACTCGAATTCTTCATTCAGAATCTTCCGGCAAAGATATTAAGGTAAATTCAGTTTGCCCAGGATGGGTGAGAACTGATATGGGCGGCAAGTCAGCAACTCGTTCTGTGGAACATGGTGCTGAGACTATTATTTGGGCGGCACAGCTGGATAAGAGTGGTCCGAGCGGAATTTTTCTGAGAGATAAAAAAGAGATTCCTTGGTAA
- a CDS encoding sensor histidine kinase: MNSLLVAHNSKAPFWKVFLATQVTTHCVCSIVEFSVEFLNRMNKGAFFTGAFLVVASAIASVLGVASGGIIHVILLAGEGVERPHGGSYNILLSSLILALFISFLEKSMQILIERRKKMESELKDIQYRTFQNRMDPHYLFNTLNTIHSLLVTDPQKADNALILLSETYRFLSDRIFEKTIPFSEEWDFTVNYLELQRIRFSDSLTIKIKKVGDFSRLRIPPLTLQPLVENSFKHGLENRSEAGILEISASESFGRIKIEIKNNGNEKQEHHLLPEYKKSEFSRTLNNIKSRLEYNFGEAELKLEKDKFGITTLRLEFASR; encoded by the coding sequence ATGAATTCGTTGTTAGTCGCTCATAATTCCAAGGCGCCTTTTTGGAAGGTGTTCTTGGCCACACAGGTAACCACACATTGTGTATGTTCCATAGTGGAGTTTTCTGTAGAATTTTTGAACCGAATGAACAAAGGCGCATTTTTCACGGGTGCCTTCTTGGTCGTTGCTTCTGCGATTGCATCCGTTTTGGGAGTCGCGTCAGGCGGAATCATCCATGTAATATTATTAGCTGGAGAAGGAGTCGAAAGGCCTCACGGAGGATCATATAATATTCTTCTAAGTAGCTTAATACTGGCCTTATTCATTTCTTTTTTAGAAAAGTCCATGCAAATCCTAATAGAAAGAAGGAAGAAGATGGAAAGCGAACTGAAAGATATCCAATACAGGACCTTTCAGAACCGGATGGACCCTCATTATCTATTCAATACTTTGAATACCATACATTCTTTACTGGTAACTGACCCCCAAAAAGCAGATAACGCTTTAATTTTACTCTCCGAAACTTATAGATTCTTATCTGATAGGATTTTCGAAAAAACCATACCATTTTCGGAAGAATGGGATTTTACAGTAAACTATCTAGAATTGCAGAGAATACGATTTTCGGATTCTTTGACGATCAAGATCAAAAAAGTGGGAGATTTTTCGAGACTTAGGATTCCTCCTCTCACCTTACAGCCATTAGTTGAAAATAGTTTCAAACATGGATTAGAAAATCGTTCCGAGGCAGGGATCTTGGAGATCAGCGCCTCAGAAAGTTTTGGAAGAATAAAAATAGAAATTAAAAATAATGGGAACGAAAAACAAGAACATCACTTGTTACCTGAATATAAGAAATCCGAATTTTCTCGCACCTTAAATAATATAAAATCCAGGTTAGAGTATAATTTCGGAGAAGCGGAACTCAAATTAGAAAAAGATAAATTCGGAATCACCACATTAAGATTGGAATTCGCATCAAGATGA
- the atpB gene encoding F0F1 ATP synthase subunit A: protein MLKQIFATALLLFSLPLFASEGEASKPFDLNDVLVHHLMDHAEFPFNVGGTKVFEGHEGFDPHAENIFVDHTTGHRFHFVGGTDLHITRRVTMMWIVSLLLLIVFIPAARLIAKNPLKIQNRFANGVEAFITFLKKDVVDANTDGHGHSYYHYIFTLFFFILFCNLMGLIPPVGEVIQLGIESVNAGEEVPAAAEAHAASAHHEPIWIAKVWNGITVTGDVSVTVTLALITLLLIYGTGFIYQGPKFIIHSVPNGVPAPLYILMWPLEFIISPLAKAFALTVRLLANMTAGHVIILALLGFIFQFQSWGVAPISVFGATAIYFLELFVAFLQAYVFALLTSLFVGSSMHRH from the coding sequence ATGTTGAAACAAATCTTCGCAACCGCATTATTATTGTTCTCACTTCCATTATTTGCTTCCGAGGGAGAAGCTTCCAAACCATTCGATTTGAATGATGTGTTGGTTCACCACTTGATGGACCATGCTGAGTTTCCTTTCAATGTGGGCGGGACTAAAGTTTTCGAAGGTCATGAAGGTTTTGATCCTCATGCAGAAAACATCTTCGTAGATCATACTACCGGTCATAGATTCCACTTTGTTGGTGGTACCGATCTTCATATCACTCGCCGTGTTACGATGATGTGGATTGTTTCCTTACTTCTTCTTATCGTATTTATCCCTGCGGCTCGTCTGATCGCAAAAAACCCTTTAAAGATACAAAACAGATTCGCTAACGGAGTCGAGGCTTTCATAACTTTCCTGAAAAAGGATGTTGTGGATGCAAACACAGACGGTCACGGACATTCTTATTATCATTATATTTTCACATTATTCTTCTTCATTCTATTCTGTAACTTGATGGGACTCATTCCTCCAGTGGGAGAAGTGATCCAACTTGGAATTGAATCTGTTAATGCAGGCGAAGAAGTTCCAGCCGCTGCAGAAGCACATGCTGCGTCTGCTCATCACGAACCGATCTGGATTGCAAAAGTTTGGAATGGTATTACTGTTACAGGTGATGTTTCAGTTACTGTAACACTTGCACTCATCACTTTACTTTTGATCTACGGAACTGGATTTATTTACCAAGGACCAAAGTTCATCATTCACTCTGTTCCGAACGGAGTTCCTGCACCTCTATACATCCTAATGTGGCCATTGGAGTTTATTATCTCTCCACTTGCTAAAGCATTCGCACTCACTGTGCGTCTTTTAGCGAACATGACCGCTGGACACGTAATCATCTTAGCGTTACTCGGATTTATTTTCCAATTCCAATCTTGGGGAGTTGCGCCGATCTCGGTTTTCGGAGCTACCGCGATCTATTTCTTAGAATTGTTCGTAGCCTTCTTACAGGCATACGTTTTTGCTCTTCTAACCTCGCTCTTCGTGGGCTCGAGTATGCACAGGCACTAA
- the lepB gene encoding signal peptidase I, which yields MSQPKGSTFLKKLPTWIQEIFGEESVDSTLSFFFIVLLVLAFKSSVLDANNIPSGSMLPTLKIGDFLFVNKMRYSLRLPFTDTELKRYDDPQRGDIVTFIPPDGAVSPEEKEGWFPKRFVKRVIGLPGDRIRIVKVSHKREGFSIDYGKIEYMEKGKTEFSAYDFKDAEKGNLLDDLDDDAAVQFYLFKEKKPDFEHYVIEGDSHPYAHQQFKDGECFQATGCVIPDNHYMMVGDNRTNSSDSRFWGFVPRENILGKAALIYFSINWKDHVCAYKSAEDLGMNGRFAQKYDQEEFRSKCGDIDSNMNWFKSTVFYRIPRMQVRWYRIGTVLE from the coding sequence ATGAGCCAGCCGAAGGGCAGTACCTTTTTGAAAAAACTTCCTACATGGATCCAGGAAATCTTTGGAGAGGAATCGGTAGATTCAACTCTCTCCTTCTTCTTTATCGTTTTACTAGTTTTAGCTTTTAAATCTTCAGTCTTGGACGCGAACAATATCCCCTCGGGATCCATGCTCCCAACTCTCAAGATAGGGGATTTTCTATTTGTAAATAAGATGAGATATTCTCTCAGACTTCCATTTACTGATACGGAACTCAAAAGATATGATGATCCTCAAAGAGGTGATATTGTGACCTTCATCCCTCCTGATGGAGCTGTTTCACCAGAAGAGAAAGAAGGCTGGTTTCCTAAAAGATTTGTAAAAAGAGTGATTGGTCTTCCTGGAGATCGTATACGCATTGTAAAGGTCTCACATAAGCGCGAAGGTTTTTCTATTGACTATGGCAAAATAGAATATATGGAAAAAGGAAAAACAGAATTCTCCGCTTACGATTTTAAAGATGCGGAAAAGGGAAATCTACTCGATGACCTGGATGATGATGCGGCAGTCCAATTTTATCTATTTAAGGAGAAGAAACCAGACTTCGAACATTATGTGATCGAAGGAGATTCCCATCCTTACGCTCACCAACAATTCAAAGATGGTGAATGTTTTCAGGCCACAGGTTGTGTGATCCCAGATAATCATTATATGATGGTAGGAGATAACCGTACAAATTCTTCTGATTCCAGATTTTGGGGTTTTGTTCCTAGAGAAAATATACTGGGAAAAGCTGCATTGATCTATTTCTCCATCAATTGGAAAGACCATGTATGCGCGTATAAAAGTGCAGAGGACCTTGGAATGAACGGGCGGTTTGCCCAAAAATACGATCAGGAAGAATTTAGATCGAAATGTGGAGATATCGATTCTAATATGAATTGGTTCAAGAGCACTGTATTCTATAGAATTCCAAGGATGCAGGTTCGTTGGTATCGAATCGGAACCGTATTAGAATAA
- a CDS encoding TetR/AcrR family transcriptional regulator: protein MAKDTRDLILRTSLKLFSEQGYHGSTMRQIAQRAGLSLGLAYRYFESKESILEGIIESHDTILKKYLPEKLNTSENRAELIQFLGGQIIKLVKENEEYLRLYWSLMLQPKIHRLKKRNIHLVNLIFYENSKKIILALKPNYTEFEVKNLTSAIIGYMINHLTNKREFTLEDFRAYIVYALENT from the coding sequence ATGGCCAAAGATACAAGAGACCTAATCCTAAGAACTTCCCTCAAATTATTTTCAGAACAAGGGTACCACGGCTCCACTATGCGGCAAATTGCCCAGAGAGCTGGCCTATCTTTGGGTCTTGCTTATCGTTATTTCGAATCTAAAGAATCTATTTTAGAAGGGATCATCGAATCTCACGATACGATCCTAAAAAAATATCTTCCTGAGAAATTGAATACTTCTGAGAATAGAGCGGAGCTTATCCAATTCCTAGGTGGACAGATCATTAAATTAGTAAAGGAGAATGAAGAATATCTCCGCTTGTATTGGAGTCTGATGCTCCAACCTAAAATCCATAGATTAAAAAAACGAAATATTCATTTAGTAAATTTGATCTTTTATGAAAACTCCAAAAAGATCATTCTAGCTTTAAAACCTAATTATACTGAATTCGAAGTAAAAAATCTTACTTCTGCCATCATAGGTTATATGATCAATCATTTGACCAATAAGAGAGAATTTACTTTGGAAGATTTCAGAGCGTATATAGTTTACGCATTGGAAAATACCTAA
- a CDS encoding AtpZ/AtpI family protein, producing the protein MSESDQKPPENKDTSPWQLASVGTEFAFIIIASVFIGRYLDGRFGWSPFGILFGAIFGFGYGIYYLLMRVAQFDKKD; encoded by the coding sequence ATGAGCGAGTCGGATCAAAAACCTCCTGAAAATAAGGACACTTCTCCCTGGCAGCTTGCTAGTGTAGGTACAGAGTTTGCATTTATCATCATTGCTTCCGTTTTTATAGGAAGATATCTGGATGGTCGATTCGGTTGGTCACCTTTTGGGATCTTATTCGGGGCAATTTTCGGATTCGGCTACGGGATTTATTATCTTCTCATGAGAGTTGCCCAATTCGATAAAAAGGACTAG
- a CDS encoding LytR/AlgR family response regulator transcription factor, with protein sequence MNSALYKVLVIEDEVPARDLLRKFLEDWPQFEVGGIARTGSQAIDLLKKEKFDLMFLDINLPEKTGLQVLEEIGENLPVLVFTTAYREHTLKAFEVGACDYLLKPYTKERFSACMERALHHLQLKSISNSRPSGEPDPVFVFRDGGLIHRVLYADLYYLTANGKRSVLHTKDGDYETAKLLGDLEKELPKTDFLRIHRKHMVNRNLVSAAKSQAGGAYTIYLKDEDETNLPVGREFVDGVKGLFGK encoded by the coding sequence ATGAATAGCGCGCTTTATAAGGTTTTAGTGATAGAGGACGAGGTGCCTGCTCGGGACCTTCTCCGCAAATTTTTAGAAGATTGGCCCCAGTTTGAAGTAGGCGGGATTGCAAGAACGGGCTCTCAAGCAATCGATCTTCTTAAAAAGGAAAAATTCGATCTGATGTTTCTGGACATCAATCTTCCAGAAAAAACAGGGTTACAGGTTTTAGAAGAAATAGGAGAAAATCTCCCTGTATTAGTATTCACCACCGCTTATAGAGAACATACTCTTAAAGCATTCGAAGTGGGGGCCTGTGATTATCTTTTGAAACCATACACAAAAGAAAGATTTTCAGCATGTATGGAAAGAGCTCTTCATCATCTGCAGTTAAAGTCTATTTCGAACTCCAGACCAAGCGGAGAACCGGATCCAGTATTCGTTTTTCGTGATGGAGGTTTGATCCATAGAGTTTTATATGCAGATCTATATTATCTCACCGCCAACGGAAAACGTTCCGTTCTTCATACAAAGGACGGAGATTATGAAACTGCCAAGCTACTCGGCGATTTAGAAAAAGAATTACCTAAGACTGATTTTTTGCGTATCCACAGAAAACATATGGTGAATCGAAATCTAGTTTCTGCCGCAAAATCACAAGCGGGCGGGGCATATACAATTTATCTGAAAGATGAAGACGAAACTAATCTTCCAGTTGGAAGAGAATTTGTGGACGGAGTGAAAGGTCTATTCGGTAAGTGA
- a CDS encoding aldolase/citrate lyase family protein, with amino-acid sequence MKEQIDRKIIELRRHLISLKQSYPIVGLKGGTETEDMDSDEIRALHIVAKDLVPVTVKIGGPEARTDIRMLVKEEIEGISAPMIESSYALKNFISTLKSMLSPVTFSKVTKAMNLETITGYKNLLEIADSSAFEDLDQVTAARSDLSASMGMIPDDKEVMKVTRTIIAISKDRGKKTSVGGTITKQNFRKIAEEIRPDKINSRHVCVDAMKSLEKFPEEVAEVMLQFEIELYDLFSLLKPEKAYGYKNRMETNRERIGSRKVLYSIR; translated from the coding sequence GTGAAAGAGCAGATAGACCGCAAAATTATCGAACTTCGCCGCCACCTGATTTCTCTGAAACAGAGCTATCCTATTGTAGGATTGAAAGGAGGCACGGAAACGGAAGATATGGATTCGGATGAGATCCGAGCGCTTCATATCGTGGCTAAAGATTTGGTTCCGGTCACTGTTAAGATCGGTGGGCCAGAAGCCAGGACCGATATCCGTATGCTTGTTAAAGAAGAAATCGAAGGAATCTCAGCGCCTATGATCGAATCTTCTTATGCTCTCAAAAATTTTATTTCTACTCTTAAAAGTATGCTAAGCCCTGTGACTTTTTCTAAGGTTACTAAGGCGATGAACCTGGAGACTATTACAGGTTATAAAAATTTGCTGGAGATCGCTGACTCCAGTGCTTTCGAAGATCTGGATCAGGTAACTGCTGCAAGATCGGATCTTTCTGCTTCTATGGGAATGATCCCAGATGATAAAGAAGTGATGAAAGTTACTCGTACTATCATTGCGATTTCCAAAGATAGAGGCAAAAAAACTTCTGTGGGTGGGACGATCACAAAACAAAATTTCAGAAAGATCGCTGAAGAGATCCGTCCTGATAAGATCAACTCCAGACATGTTTGTGTGGACGCTATGAAATCTTTGGAAAAATTTCCGGAAGAAGTAGCAGAAGTTATGCTCCAATTCGAGATCGAATTGTACGATCTATTTTCTCTATTAAAACCTGAGAAAGCCTACGGTTATAAGAATAGAATGGAAACCAATCGGGAAAGGATCGGATCCAGAAAGGTTCTCTATTCCATTCGGTAA
- the corA gene encoding magnesium/cobalt transporter CorA: protein MIRFLSFPTPKEKNSVSKAVTRKTDSAFLRNFSLKKTLNKEKVWIDVEDPSSEDLIFLSKNCGFHDLAIEDCVNRNQRPKFEDYEDHAFIVLHSFRSEGEQSFSATETHVFFNRKFIVSVHEHKEPLIDSLWNRTLTEQNFASKGTDHVLYLLFDLLVDSNFPILDQISEQITDIENQILTSEIEPDFITNILYVKRNLVRMRRVLSPQREVLNLIMRHEDKFLSEKVRFYFRDVYDHLSRLVETIDMDRDLIGNSMDAYFSILSQKTNDIIKRLTLVSMIFMPLTFLTGFFGMNFADLPYGNKLILSASLATMLAIPGSMILYFKYKNWFKD from the coding sequence ATGATACGTTTTCTTTCCTTCCCCACTCCCAAAGAAAAAAATTCCGTTTCTAAAGCGGTGACTCGGAAAACAGATTCTGCTTTCTTGAGAAATTTTTCCCTTAAGAAAACTTTGAATAAAGAAAAGGTTTGGATCGATGTAGAAGATCCTAGCTCTGAAGACCTCATCTTTTTATCTAAAAACTGCGGATTCCATGATCTTGCTATAGAAGATTGTGTGAACAGAAACCAAAGGCCTAAGTTCGAAGATTATGAGGATCATGCATTTATTGTTCTTCATAGTTTCAGATCAGAAGGAGAACAATCTTTTTCTGCCACCGAAACACATGTGTTTTTCAATCGTAAGTTTATTGTGTCGGTCCATGAACATAAGGAACCTTTGATCGATTCTCTTTGGAACCGAACTCTTACAGAACAAAATTTTGCTTCTAAGGGAACAGATCATGTTCTGTATCTACTATTCGATCTTTTGGTGGATTCTAATTTTCCGATCTTAGACCAGATCTCTGAACAGATCACAGATATAGAAAATCAGATCCTGACTAGCGAAATCGAGCCAGACTTTATTACGAATATTTTATATGTGAAAAGAAATTTGGTTCGGATGAGAAGGGTTCTTTCTCCTCAAAGAGAAGTTCTAAATCTGATCATGAGGCATGAGGACAAATTTCTTTCGGAAAAGGTGCGTTTCTATTTTAGGGACGTTTACGATCATTTGAGTCGGCTTGTGGAAACAATCGATATGGACAGGGACCTGATCGGAAACTCGATGGATGCTTATTTTTCCATCCTTTCTCAGAAAACGAACGATATCATCAAACGATTAACCTTGGTTTCGATGATCTTTATGCCACTCACATTCTTGACTGGATTTTTCGGGATGAATTTTGCAGATCTTCCTTATGGAAATAAACTGATCCTAAGTGCCTCCCTTGCCACGATGCTTGCCATTCCAGGAAGTATGATTTTATATTTTAAATATAAAAATTGGTTCAAAGATTAG
- a CDS encoding FecR family protein: MKLRVWMILSLVLSIGSLVLVSQENKEKDARVSFLIGKVQLQKGGKGSWNILKLGDLVSEGDIVSTGNASKTTLLYKGSEFKVLPNTKLKISSLYNESKDGKLEVQSGFAWFQLVNLKGKKFEVSTPTTTAGVRGTAFSAFHDHKTKDSSFCTCEGKVLMNGTGDPKDGTMQEKGNGGYYPGGGEEPKRSSYEGIIVKFKSLPPFKDLMKKNISLKNCLSCHTPQGWTPEDSVPSDETYGGGKM; encoded by the coding sequence ATGAAACTAAGAGTGTGGATGATCTTAAGCTTGGTGCTTTCCATCGGTTCCTTGGTTTTAGTAAGCCAAGAGAATAAGGAGAAGGACGCGAGAGTTTCCTTCCTGATCGGAAAAGTACAGCTACAAAAAGGCGGCAAGGGAAGTTGGAACATTTTAAAACTAGGAGACCTGGTTTCCGAAGGAGATATAGTTTCTACAGGGAATGCTTCTAAAACCACCCTACTCTATAAGGGTTCTGAGTTTAAAGTTCTGCCGAATACAAAACTGAAAATTTCCAGTCTATACAATGAATCCAAAGACGGTAAACTAGAAGTGCAAAGCGGATTTGCCTGGTTCCAGCTTGTGAATCTAAAAGGTAAAAAATTCGAAGTAAGCACTCCGACTACAACTGCTGGCGTCAGAGGAACTGCATTCTCTGCATTCCATGATCATAAAACCAAAGATTCTTCCTTCTGTACTTGTGAAGGAAAGGTTTTGATGAATGGAACAGGAGATCCAAAAGACGGAACCATGCAAGAAAAAGGAAATGGTGGTTATTACCCTGGCGGCGGAGAAGAGCCTAAAAGAAGTTCTTATGAAGGAATTATCGTAAAATTTAAATCTCTTCCTCCATTCAAGGACTTGATGAAAAAGAATATTTCCTTAAAAAACTGTTTATCCTGTCATACTCCTCAAGGTTGGACACCGGAAGATTCCGTTCCAAGCGATGAGACTTATGGCGGAGGAAAAATGTAA
- the atpE gene encoding ATP synthase F0 subunit C: MEFGLGYIGVGIAAGLAILGAGLGIGRIGGSAAEGISRQPDAAGKIQTAMIISAALIEGAALFAIVIAFLAGGTLNTAVSKASAAKTEVSAPAEGK; this comes from the coding sequence ATGGAATTCGGACTAGGATACATTGGAGTAGGAATCGCAGCTGGACTCGCTATTTTAGGCGCAGGACTCGGAATCGGAAGAATCGGTGGCTCTGCTGCTGAAGGAATCAGCCGTCAACCTGATGCAGCTGGAAAAATCCAAACTGCAATGATCATCTCTGCAGCCCTTATCGAAGGTGCGGCTCTGTTCGCAATCGTTATTGCGTTCCTTGCAGGTGGAACTCTGAACACTGCAGTTAGCAAAGCATCTGCTGCTAAAACTGAAGTTTCTGCACCGGCTGAAGGTAAATAA